A DNA window from Patescibacteria group bacterium contains the following coding sequences:
- a CDS encoding U32 family peptidase — translation MKLTVPTNWQNDLIKKINKPNIDTVYGKLDRDFFGGGRPSCISLKVTKKQIKKHICEIHNNSLKFYYILNSTCIGGRELTGSGQKRIHELLTWLSEIKADGVVVAIPYLTQLIRKHYPHFEISVSCFAHVNSVIKAKFWEDLGASIITLPQTEMTRRFKLMKKIKESVRCELQLIVNDNCIQDCPLFLYHHNLSSHGSQTSSKLGIFMFDYCRFMCRSKMIADPVNFIRSAWIRPEDIAVYEDMGIEKFKVVDRNMTTEAIAFIVDTYLNRKHDGNLYDLFMNPSKSLWLKRPNFLHKIKYFFHPFAVNIFKLVRKKGLLKDLDVYIDNRKLDGFIDHFLKEDCYLNSCEDCRYCIKIAEQTVRINPEYKQNDANNYSRFLKEIISGEIFKYWG, via the coding sequence ATGAAGTTAACGGTTCCTACAAACTGGCAGAACGATTTAATCAAGAAAATAAATAAACCAAATATAGACACAGTGTATGGAAAATTGGACAGGGACTTTTTTGGAGGCGGAAGGCCTTCTTGTATATCGCTAAAAGTAACAAAGAAGCAAATAAAGAAACACATCTGTGAAATCCATAATAATAGCTTAAAATTTTATTATATCTTAAATTCTACTTGTATAGGCGGTCGAGAATTGACCGGGTCTGGCCAGAAGAGAATACATGAACTTTTAACTTGGTTGTCTGAAATTAAGGCAGACGGAGTTGTGGTAGCAATTCCCTATCTTACGCAGTTGATAAGGAAGCATTACCCCCATTTCGAAATTTCGGTATCTTGTTTTGCCCATGTCAATTCGGTAATTAAGGCCAAGTTTTGGGAAGACTTAGGGGCTTCAATAATCACTTTGCCGCAAACCGAGATGACACGCAGATTTAAATTGATGAAAAAGATTAAGGAAAGCGTAAGATGCGAATTGCAACTTATTGTAAATGATAATTGCATCCAAGATTGTCCGTTATTTCTTTACCACCATAATCTTAGTTCACACGGTTCGCAAACATCGAGTAAGCTGGGAATCTTTATGTTCGATTATTGCCGGTTTATGTGCAGGAGCAAGATGATTGCCGACCCAGTAAATTTTATCCGTTCGGCGTGGATAAGGCCGGAGGATATTGCAGTTTATGAAGACATGGGCATTGAAAAATTCAAGGTTGTAGATAGGAATATGACCACCGAAGCCATCGCCTTTATTGTAGATACTTATTTAAACAGGAAACACGATGGCAACTTGTATGACCTGTTTATGAATCCATCAAAGAGCCTATGGCTTAAAAGGCCAAATTTTCTCCATAAAATAAAATACTTCTTCCATCCATTTGCGGTAAATATATTTAAATTAGTTAGAAAAAAAGGCCTGCTGAAAGATTTAGATGTCTATATTGACAATAGAAAGTTAGATGGCTTTATAGACCATTTCTTGAAAGAAGACTGCTACCTCAATTCTTGCGAAGATTGCAGATATTGTATAAAAATTGCCGAACAAACTGTTAGGATTAACCCTGAATATAAACAAAACGATGCTAATAATTACAGCAGGTTTTTGAAAGAGATTATTTCAGGCGAAATTTTTAAATATTGGGGTTAA
- a CDS encoding B12-binding domain-containing radical SAM protein, producing MQRDTDVLLINPNSKLINNSWGYRRFCTPIAPLGLCYIAAVLRNNGLKVSVIDQYARKMPDSELIDSIKKQKPFIIGFSALTPVMPDIRRLVLLIRKSRISSKIVLGNIHATCFPEEMLKDYTADIVVRGEGETTMLELCNHLMQGKQLEDVAGISFRLPGGIRHNPERRLIDNLDALPFPAWDALNLDDYSEVPLSAISNSRAIPIMASRGCPYRCYYCSQDTVYAKVRYRDLNKVVDEIEYFLTSCKIRYFGFSDAYFPFDEESGLKFCNIMIKRGLHKKLKWCTETRVDKVSPGLLKAMKEAGVHLIMYGIEVGNKRILKSIHKGTTLEQARIAVQETKKAGILSQGLFMLGLPGETKDTCMETITFAKEIRCDLVKFNIAVPYPGSKFFEDFIRHNKKVAEPEKFTSWSDWTSAKGDLVYCPEDLDSETLRYLQRRAMFDFYVRPRAIMNHILQRTVTLKNLFLGFLWLASMLLKGIIAKSKNYKNKRRCLL from the coding sequence ATGCAAAGAGATACGGATGTCTTGCTTATAAATCCTAATTCTAAATTAATAAATAACAGTTGGGGCTACCGCAGATTCTGCACTCCTATCGCTCCGCTTGGACTATGCTATATTGCCGCCGTGCTCCGTAACAATGGCCTAAAGGTCTCTGTTATCGACCAGTATGCAAGAAAGATGCCTGACAGCGAACTTATCGATTCTATCAAAAAGCAAAAGCCGTTTATTATAGGTTTCTCTGCGCTTACGCCGGTTATGCCCGATATTAGAAGGCTGGTTTTACTGATCCGCAAGTCAAGAATTAGCAGTAAAATTGTTTTGGGTAATATTCATGCCACCTGTTTTCCTGAAGAAATGCTTAAGGATTACACAGCTGATATTGTAGTGAGGGGAGAGGGAGAAACAACTATGCTGGAGTTATGCAATCATCTTATGCAGGGCAAACAATTAGAGGATGTAGCCGGCATTAGTTTCCGTTTGCCTGGAGGAATAAGACACAACCCAGAGCGCAGGCTTATTGATAATCTTGATGCACTGCCTTTTCCGGCATGGGATGCTTTAAATTTAGATGATTATAGTGAAGTTCCTCTATCTGCGATATCTAATTCAAGGGCAATACCGATAATGGCGTCACGAGGGTGCCCTTATAGATGTTATTATTGTTCTCAAGACACTGTATACGCTAAGGTAAGGTATCGCGATTTAAATAAGGTTGTCGATGAAATAGAATACTTCTTAACTTCTTGTAAAATACGGTATTTTGGATTCTCCGACGCCTATTTTCCTTTCGATGAGGAATCCGGATTAAAGTTTTGCAATATCATGATAAAGCGCGGGCTGCACAAAAAGCTTAAGTGGTGTACAGAGACAAGAGTTGATAAGGTTTCCCCGGGACTATTAAAGGCAATGAAAGAAGCAGGGGTGCATCTTATTATGTATGGCATAGAAGTCGGAAATAAAAGAATCCTTAAAAGTATCCATAAAGGAACTACCTTAGAACAGGCGAGAATAGCAGTACAGGAAACAAAAAAAGCCGGGATATTGAGCCAGGGCCTGTTTATGCTTGGACTTCCGGGTGAGACTAAAGACACTTGTATGGAGACTATAACATTTGCAAAGGAGATAAGATGCGACTTGGTAAAGTTTAATATTGCCGTTCCCTACCCCGGATCCAAATTCTTTGAAGATTTCATCAGGCATAATAAAAAGGTAGCTGAGCCAGAAAAGTTTACTAGTTGGAGCGATTGGACATCAGCAAAAGGCGACCTTGTTTATTGCCCGGAAGATTTAGACAGCGAGACCCTGAGATATTTGCAGAGGAGAGCAATGTTTGATTTTTATGTAAGGCCTAGGGCTATTATGAACCATATTTTACAGAGAACAGTAACCTTGAAAAACCTTTTTCTTGGATTTTTGTGGCTGGCTTCAATGCTACTCAAAGGAATTATCGCTAAATCAAAGAATTATAAAAATAAAAGGCGTTGCTTGCTATGA
- a CDS encoding DUF2079 domain-containing protein, giving the protein MSSNKHYNLSFIIICVFSLIFAIAFAFINILKFKIFSPTLFGWQFIHIYPKLSEGISIFNVYVCPEYAVLFFLFTPINYLIAFIYKFILRAEALYIFQSIIMASAALPIYFLARKRLYSAYLAGAFSIAYLLHPIVTTGAMLGYIPLSLGLPFLLFAFYYLEKENFGKFIFFIILANMSKVDTVVMTLILGLILSFSKAKSKYGKTVVKISSIWLIVTTGLCFIYLKLTAQSFPAPMLHFDRYGSSLIEALRYALNNPSLFIKNLFNLDNMFLYAFYPLPNIFVFLSPLHLLPIIPEIGFILLRNQHSSGHFLILAFIFAGAVYGTEKAINKFFVKYKGIKKELLHKILAVLILIVAFLQHYYVKPKGVFGDKLGPMPFSKNFHFGYYRPTRHSEIGHKLLKKIPSGASCITLQSLAPHLGRCKFLGVLSREVLIRKYKWDYIFVDLLKDDLYHIDRKELLLQLKYFLAEDNYGVVHMEDGWLLARKGYNKNKNAEALIYIMRLLLE; this is encoded by the coding sequence ATGAGCTCCAACAAACATTATAATTTAAGCTTTATTATAATTTGCGTCTTTAGCCTAATTTTTGCAATCGCCTTCGCTTTTATAAATATTTTAAAATTTAAAATATTTTCTCCTACTTTATTTGGATGGCAGTTCATACATATTTATCCAAAATTATCTGAAGGTATCAGTATTTTTAATGTATATGTTTGCCCCGAATATGCTGTATTGTTTTTTTTGTTCACTCCTATTAATTACCTAATCGCATTTATCTATAAATTTATTCTCAGAGCCGAAGCACTATATATTTTTCAAAGTATTATAATGGCAAGCGCGGCTCTGCCTATATATTTTCTCGCAAGAAAGCGCTTGTATAGTGCCTATTTAGCCGGCGCCTTTTCTATCGCATATCTTTTGCATCCTATTGTAACCACAGGCGCAATGTTAGGCTATATTCCTCTTTCGCTGGGGCTGCCTTTCCTTTTGTTTGCTTTTTATTATTTGGAAAAAGAGAATTTCGGGAAATTCATTTTTTTTATAATTTTAGCTAATATGTCAAAGGTCGATACAGTGGTAATGACTCTTATTTTGGGGTTAATCCTATCCTTTTCTAAAGCAAAAAGCAAATATGGAAAAACAGTTGTAAAAATCAGCTCTATTTGGCTAATAGTTACAACGGGCCTTTGCTTTATTTATCTTAAATTAACAGCTCAGTCTTTCCCCGCGCCAATGTTGCATTTTGACCGATACGGCAGTAGTCTGATAGAGGCTTTGCGATACGCTTTAAATAACCCATCGTTGTTTATAAAAAATCTCTTCAACCTAGACAATATGTTCCTTTATGCTTTTTATCCTTTGCCTAATATCTTTGTATTTTTGTCCCCTTTGCATCTTCTGCCTATCATACCAGAAATAGGGTTTATATTGCTCAGAAATCAGCATTCCTCGGGACATTTTTTAATCTTAGCCTTTATCTTTGCCGGCGCTGTATATGGAACAGAGAAGGCCATTAATAAGTTCTTTGTTAAATATAAAGGCATAAAAAAGGAATTATTACATAAGATATTAGCTGTACTGATCTTAATAGTTGCATTTCTGCAGCACTATTATGTAAAGCCGAAAGGCGTATTTGGGGATAAGTTGGGGCCTATGCCATTTAGCAAAAATTTTCATTTTGGATATTACAGGCCCACAAGACATAGCGAAATCGGACATAAATTATTAAAGAAGATTCCTTCCGGAGCATCTTGCATAACTTTACAATCCTTAGCGCCGCACCTTGGACGATGTAAATTCTTGGGTGTGTTATCCCGAGAAGTCCTTATCAGGAAATATAAATGGGATTATATATTTGTAGATTTGCTAAAAGACGACCTTTATCACATCGATAGGAAAGAACTTCTCTTGCAATTAAAATACTTTTTGGCGGAAGATAACTACGGAGTAGTGCATATGGAGGACGGCTGGCTGCTGGCGAGAAAAGGATACAATAAAAATAAAAATGCAGAAGCATTAATTTATATTATGCGACTTCTGTTAGAATAA
- a CDS encoding polysaccharide deacetylase family protein — protein sequence MKILLLACDFEEFSLPFDFGAAISEELMLETAFAGIQRLLKVVRDHSIKITFFVTEKISETYPDLLRQLIADGHEVGLHANIDYKKNGNAQETIAEIKYIKEKIEKNIRTKIYGFKNHKLVVLPFDIVRKSGFDYDNSCHPTYVPGRYCNFLKSRRMKSKSGLVNIPISVTPIIRLPFSWIWFRWFGLNYAKFCTSWALFTHDYINIYFHSWDFANIDRKMPFKLPYVITRNTGNKTLGLLDNFLAWCKRKDLRAETIHNYLSRKV from the coding sequence ATGAAAATATTGCTATTAGCATGCGACTTTGAGGAGTTTAGCCTGCCTTTTGATTTCGGAGCAGCGATATCGGAAGAATTAATGCTCGAGACAGCTTTTGCGGGAATACAGAGATTGCTTAAAGTTGTTAGAGACCATTCAATTAAAATTACCTTTTTTGTTACTGAGAAGATATCAGAGACGTATCCCGACCTATTAAGGCAATTAATCGCTGATGGGCATGAAGTGGGCCTTCATGCTAACATAGATTATAAAAAAAATGGCAATGCCCAGGAGACCATTGCCGAGATTAAATATATCAAAGAAAAAATAGAAAAGAATATAAGGACGAAGATTTACGGTTTCAAAAATCACAAATTAGTTGTTTTGCCTTTTGATATTGTTAGAAAGTCTGGATTTGATTATGACAACAGTTGCCATCCTACATATGTCCCCGGTCGCTATTGTAATTTTTTGAAATCTAGGAGAATGAAGTCAAAGAGCGGATTAGTAAATATTCCTATCTCGGTTACTCCAATTATCAGGTTGCCTTTCTCTTGGATTTGGTTTCGATGGTTTGGCCTGAATTATGCTAAATTTTGCACATCTTGGGCGCTCTTTACTCATGACTATATCAACATTTATTTTCATTCTTGGGACTTTGCTAATATTGACCGGAAAATGCCTTTTAAGTTGCCTTATGTGATAACACGCAATACGGGAAATAAGACTTTAGGCTTGCTGGATAACTTTCTGGCATGGTGCAAAAGAAAGGACCTCAGGGCAGAGACAATCCATAATTATTTATCCCGAAAGGTGTAA
- a CDS encoding radical SAM protein: MDFRSKCKSALGLLSARLFNKRLPLAVSWYLTYRCNYNCKYCGIPAFDSGGELKTSEVLSIIDDLKGMGTAIISFCGGEPLLRSDLGQIINYCRRKNVQTQVISNGALVPERIESLKNIYMLKLSFDGPEFIQDELRGPGAYKRTLQAASIAKKHKIKVAFNTTLNRLNLPYIEFIINKSKELKIPVRFSPLKYIHSGKKDIKWLTPPTGLYREKIAYIIREAKRNKYVLNSLPALSYLRFYPEGKKLNSCIGGRIFCHIKPNGDMHPCEGLRVAGTANCVNAGVKKAFSALPLHSCPYCWCTGTLELNMVYLFKIPSLIKVIKGTFE, encoded by the coding sequence ATGGATTTCAGGTCAAAATGTAAAAGCGCATTAGGGCTTTTGAGTGCGCGATTATTCAATAAAAGGCTTCCTTTGGCGGTGAGTTGGTATCTGACATACCGATGCAACTATAATTGTAAATATTGCGGTATTCCTGCGTTTGATTCAGGGGGCGAGTTAAAAACGAGCGAAGTTTTATCAATTATTGATGATTTAAAAGGAATGGGGACTGCGATAATCAGTTTCTGCGGCGGAGAACCATTGTTGAGGAGTGACCTCGGTCAAATAATCAATTATTGTCGGCGTAAAAATGTACAAACTCAAGTTATTTCCAATGGAGCCCTGGTCCCGGAACGCATAGAATCTTTAAAGAATATATATATGCTAAAGCTGAGCTTTGATGGTCCAGAATTCATTCAGGATGAATTAAGAGGACCAGGAGCATATAAGAGGACTTTACAAGCAGCTTCTATAGCCAAGAAACACAAAATTAAAGTAGCTTTTAACACTACATTGAATAGATTAAATTTACCGTATATTGAATTTATAATAAATAAAAGCAAGGAACTTAAAATTCCCGTGAGGTTTTCTCCTTTAAAATATATCCACTCTGGCAAAAAAGATATAAAATGGTTAACTCCTCCCACCGGTCTATATAGAGAAAAGATTGCGTATATTATACGGGAGGCTAAAAGAAATAAATACGTGCTTAATTCCCTGCCCGCTTTAAGTTATCTCAGATTTTACCCCGAGGGGAAAAAACTTAACAGTTGCATCGGCGGCAGGATTTTTTGCCATATTAAACCAAATGGAGATATGCACCCCTGTGAAGGCCTGAGAGTTGCAGGCACAGCAAATTGTGTAAACGCCGGCGTAAAAAAAGCCTTTAGCGCTTTACCGTTACATTCCTGCCCATATTGCTGGTGCACAGGGACTTTAGAGCTTAATATGGTTTATTTGTTTAAAATACCTTCTTTAATCAAAGTTATCAAAGGGACATTCGAGTAA